From Trichocoleus sp. FACHB-46, one genomic window encodes:
- a CDS encoding phospholipid carrier-dependent glycosyltransferase yields MRIQRGSQYCLLALWLAWTVGLLLIYYRQVWLSPTENLALVWSNLVDLLPLLGIGLGAALLLFLAQRVGRKISQLLRQEKFTQPSQLLYGTLLEFGGLTIYVALSYLLIRRVLLPGLPYFHEAVGRSVLGIVGAGLTVVAAQFLGLGVCRLLLRWQFQDWRDRWLYHSAIGLGALAYLSLGLAFLGIYYRLSIQILVATVLAAGSLWLGYCFKSDNSLQLRSAAQPRLTPTVAPADRIWQGVTLIAIAIAFVCALAPEQEFDALSYHLSFPEMWLEAGYLVDLPAQYVSLYPMTWELIFGAGLALGGPIAAKLLHFVSLPLTVLLTYQLTRRFVAGVSPWLASAFLVTVPIVLWEATSAYVDLALALHVGLVLYALWQYVQERHWQWLVLAALNLGLALASKHLALFVLALAAIGLFLQLWFQTKNFRQAVIPAIALSVGSLVLPFPWYLRSWLASGNPVFPELFSLFGAPADRWDAVSERGLDHFLEQFGRPDSVLNLLTLPWDMTVNAADYGGTLGPLFLLFLPGWVFIRRYSSAASWFAGFVLLYVVLWASPFCSFQMRFLVPITPLLAILAAASCEGLAHWLNSFARGGGLALYTGLAVLLPLNLPPFLPFHEGNRVGWTGWLTHVIRELPLPVVVGQTSEAAYLQKTVPSYSAWQYINAHLPKTARILTFSDGDQFYSDRDRLWSDATIARPATWGAARGQEKQAFQSLQKSEISHILFDKQQLKSLPPDTLAIAQPEVVKTWYEEVYEDSRYILYRVQWEKSAL; encoded by the coding sequence ATGAGAATCCAAAGAGGGTCGCAGTACTGCCTACTTGCTCTATGGTTAGCTTGGACGGTGGGGCTACTTCTGATTTATTACCGCCAAGTCTGGTTGTCACCCACAGAAAATTTAGCCTTAGTTTGGTCCAATCTAGTCGATCTACTGCCACTGTTGGGGATCGGCTTGGGAGCAGCATTACTACTGTTTTTAGCGCAGCGAGTTGGCAGAAAAATTAGTCAACTGCTACGACAGGAAAAATTCACCCAGCCATCCCAACTGCTTTATGGCACTTTGCTTGAATTTGGTGGACTGACAATTTATGTGGCTCTCTCCTATCTCTTGATTCGCCGGGTTTTATTACCAGGGTTACCTTACTTTCATGAAGCCGTTGGGCGTAGTGTCCTAGGAATCGTAGGAGCTGGCTTGACGGTGGTAGCAGCTCAATTTCTGGGACTAGGAGTTTGTCGACTATTGTTGCGTTGGCAGTTTCAGGACTGGCGCGATCGCTGGCTCTACCACAGTGCAATTGGCTTAGGTGCGCTGGCTTATCTCTCTCTAGGACTCGCGTTCCTAGGGATTTACTATCGTTTGAGTATTCAAATTTTAGTTGCAACTGTCTTGGCAGCAGGTAGTTTGTGGCTGGGCTACTGTTTCAAGTCTGACAATTCATTGCAACTTCGCTCAGCTGCTCAACCCCGCCTTACTCCCACCGTGGCCCCTGCTGATCGAATTTGGCAAGGAGTTACTCTGATCGCGATCGCCATTGCATTTGTGTGTGCTTTAGCTCCAGAGCAGGAGTTTGATGCGCTCAGTTACCACCTCAGTTTTCCAGAAATGTGGCTGGAGGCAGGATATTTAGTAGACTTGCCAGCTCAGTATGTTTCGCTTTACCCAATGACTTGGGAGTTGATTTTTGGGGCAGGTTTGGCCCTAGGCGGACCGATCGCTGCCAAATTACTCCATTTTGTTTCTTTGCCCCTGACCGTTCTTCTGACTTACCAGCTCACACGCCGCTTTGTTGCTGGAGTTTCTCCGTGGCTCGCTAGTGCTTTCTTAGTAACTGTTCCAATTGTTTTGTGGGAGGCCACCAGCGCTTATGTTGATTTAGCCTTAGCGTTGCATGTAGGACTCGTGTTATATGCTCTGTGGCAATATGTACAAGAGCGACATTGGCAGTGGTTAGTCTTAGCAGCACTGAACCTAGGCTTGGCATTGGCTAGTAAACACTTGGCGCTCTTTGTGCTGGCACTAGCCGCGATAGGGCTATTTCTACAGCTTTGGTTCCAGACGAAAAACTTTCGACAAGCTGTCATCCCCGCGATCGCTCTTAGTGTAGGCAGCCTAGTGTTACCGTTTCCTTGGTATCTCCGCAGCTGGCTCGCTTCAGGAAATCCAGTTTTTCCAGAACTGTTCAGTCTGTTTGGTGCCCCTGCCGATCGCTGGGATGCAGTTTCCGAAAGAGGATTAGATCATTTCTTAGAGCAATTTGGGCGTCCCGACTCTGTCTTAAATCTGCTCACCTTGCCTTGGGATATGACGGTGAATGCGGCTGATTACGGTGGTACCCTCGGCCCTTTGTTTCTCTTGTTTCTACCTGGATGGGTTTTTATCCGTCGCTACTCTTCAGCTGCGTCCTGGTTTGCAGGCTTCGTCTTGTTGTACGTTGTCCTTTGGGCTTCTCCTTTTTGCAGCTTCCAAATGCGCTTTTTAGTGCCGATTACTCCGCTTCTAGCAATTCTGGCAGCAGCATCGTGTGAAGGGCTTGCCCATTGGCTCAACTCTTTTGCGAGAGGGGGTGGTCTAGCTTTGTACACAGGCTTAGCTGTGCTTCTTCCACTCAACTTGCCGCCATTTCTACCCTTCCACGAAGGTAATCGCGTCGGTTGGACTGGTTGGTTAACCCATGTGATTCGTGAGCTACCTTTGCCAGTAGTAGTAGGACAAACATCAGAAGCCGCTTATTTACAGAAAACAGTCCCTTCCTATTCGGCTTGGCAATATATCAATGCTCACTTACCCAAAACAGCTAGAATTCTCACCTTTAGTGATGGTGACCAATTCTACAGCGATCGCGATCGCTTGTGGAGTGACGCCACGATCGCCCGCCCAGCGACTTGGGGAGCAGCACGAGGACAGGAAAAACAAGCCTTTCAGTCCTTACAGAAGTCAGAAATCTCCCACATTCTCTTCGATAAGCAACAGCTCAAGTCACTGCCTCCAGATACTCTGGCAATCGCCCAACCCGAAGTAGTAAAAACTTGGTATGAGGAAGTATATGAGGATAGCCGTTATATTCTCTACCGAGTGCAGTGGGAGAAATCAGCGCTTTAA
- a CDS encoding ABC transporter ATP-binding protein, with product MRYAVSVQGLGKQFSRYHGDRPLTFQEAVLSGLRRMQPVEKFWALRDISFNVLPGQMLGIIGRNGAGKSTLLQLIGGVGRPDEGKVKINGRIGALLDLGAGFHSDLTGRENVFVSGVVAGLTRREVARRFDAIVEFAELAPFIDSPLRTYSTGMQMRLAFAVAVHTDPQVLLVDEFLSVGDISFQAKCLDRIAQLKEQGCAIILISHSAEQIQELCDQAIWLRDGQIIAYGEPGIVAGQYVAEMRSETQRRTPTRPPKLTDSGIELRVNENRFGSLEAEITNVRLLPKGEIESGAPLAIEIHYQAEQPVESPIISVTISREDGQACFDISTETLGRSLPLLDGKNQITLHLDRLDLVGGDYFVDVGIYEQNWAYAYDYHWHAYPLSVRSPIQQKGILSSPHRWRLSPAQVPALGTRY from the coding sequence ATGCGTTACGCAGTCTCAGTTCAGGGCCTAGGCAAGCAGTTCTCCCGATATCATGGCGATCGCCCCTTAACTTTTCAAGAAGCCGTTCTATCTGGTTTGCGCCGCATGCAACCCGTTGAGAAGTTCTGGGCTTTACGGGATATCAGCTTCAACGTTCTGCCTGGACAAATGCTGGGGATTATTGGCAGAAATGGAGCCGGAAAATCTACCTTGCTCCAGCTCATTGGAGGGGTGGGCCGACCGGATGAAGGCAAAGTAAAAATCAATGGTCGGATTGGAGCCTTGCTAGATCTAGGAGCTGGCTTTCACTCGGATCTGACGGGACGTGAAAATGTTTTTGTCAGTGGTGTAGTCGCAGGATTAACTCGGCGGGAAGTGGCACGCCGCTTTGATGCCATTGTTGAGTTTGCCGAACTAGCTCCCTTTATTGACAGTCCCCTCAGAACCTACAGCACTGGTATGCAGATGCGGCTTGCCTTTGCAGTTGCGGTGCATACTGACCCACAAGTTTTACTAGTAGACGAATTTTTATCGGTTGGGGATATTTCCTTTCAAGCAAAATGCTTGGATCGCATTGCTCAGTTGAAAGAGCAGGGCTGTGCTATTATCCTAATTTCGCATAGCGCAGAACAAATTCAAGAACTGTGTGACCAAGCGATCTGGCTACGCGATGGCCAAATTATCGCTTATGGCGAGCCTGGAATTGTTGCAGGCCAATACGTGGCTGAAATGCGCTCTGAGACTCAGCGGCGGACTCCTACACGCCCCCCTAAGCTGACCGATTCAGGCATTGAGTTGCGAGTGAATGAAAACCGTTTCGGTTCTTTAGAAGCTGAGATTACTAATGTACGCTTGCTGCCTAAAGGTGAAATTGAGAGTGGAGCTCCCTTAGCTATCGAGATTCATTACCAAGCTGAGCAGCCAGTAGAATCTCCAATTATTAGCGTGACGATCAGCCGAGAAGACGGCCAAGCTTGTTTTGATATCAGTACCGAAACTTTAGGGCGATCGCTACCTCTGCTCGACGGCAAAAACCAAATCACATTACATCTCGATCGCCTTGATTTAGTAGGAGGAGACTACTTTGTGGATGTGGGCATCTATGAGCAGAACTGGGCTTATGCCTACGACTACCATTGGCATGCCTATCCTTTATCGGTTCGCTCACCCATTCAGCAAAAGGGAATTCTGTCTTCTCCTCATCGCTGGCGGCTTAGCCCTGCCCAAGTGCCAGCTTTAGGGACACGCTACTAG
- a CDS encoding ABC transporter permease: MRTASLSRRQGKLMQRLDLLRELVIRDIQILYKRSALGLAWTLINPLLQLAVFAFVFQLVLPVNVPKYSSFVFSGLLVWNWFQSSLFQATGVITNNRALIRQPGFPAAILPAVTVTTGLIHFTLALPILLVFMSIDGIELKPIILAMPLLLALQFVLTVSLTYPLAAINVTFRDTQHILGVILQLLFYLTPLFYDLKSVPENLRLVYHLNPIVLLVESYRDILIQGVQPDWMALGILSALSVVLLPIGHQIFRRQSDRFVEEL, from the coding sequence GTGAGAACAGCTAGCCTATCACGCCGTCAGGGGAAGTTGATGCAGCGATTAGATCTCCTCCGCGAATTAGTAATTCGTGATATCCAAATTCTTTACAAGCGATCGGCTTTGGGTCTTGCTTGGACGCTCATTAACCCCTTGTTACAACTGGCTGTTTTTGCCTTTGTTTTCCAGCTTGTCTTGCCAGTTAATGTTCCTAAGTATTCCTCATTTGTGTTCAGCGGCTTATTGGTGTGGAACTGGTTCCAAAGCTCTCTCTTTCAAGCTACAGGTGTGATCACTAATAACCGGGCACTAATTCGACAACCTGGTTTTCCCGCAGCCATCTTGCCCGCAGTCACTGTCACGACTGGGCTGATTCACTTTACTTTAGCGCTGCCCATTTTGCTAGTGTTTATGAGTATTGATGGCATCGAACTCAAGCCAATTATCTTGGCGATGCCGCTGCTACTAGCGTTGCAGTTTGTACTCACAGTCAGCCTCACCTACCCTTTAGCCGCGATCAATGTCACGTTTCGGGATACTCAGCACATTCTTGGGGTGATTCTGCAACTGTTGTTCTATCTCACACCCTTGTTTTACGACCTGAAAAGTGTACCGGAAAACCTACGTTTGGTTTATCACCTCAATCCAATTGTGCTTTTGGTGGAATCCTACCGAGATATTTTGATCCAGGGCGTACAACCAGACTGGATGGCGCTAGGAATTTTGAGTGCGTTGAGTGTGGTGCTGCTTCCCATTGGACACCAGATTTTCAGACGGCAGAGCGATCGCTTTGTGGAGGAGTTGTAA
- a CDS encoding glycosyltransferase family 2 protein, protein MSTKVLDLDFSQPLSSVWNLEDFHQLQVLVRYHQKPLGWIYLPVRHQIAVTAEQLQQAATEQLGWELMAATVEQQFLELEPQATMAEPISIIVCTRDRVSALSQCLQSLLALDYPSYEIIVVDRTPSNDDTAQLVAQLPVRYVRESQTGLAWARNRGIAAARHGIVAFIDDDVTVDKFWLQAIARTFADSKVMAVTGLAAPAELQTQAQYLYELHYGGMKQRLQRRTVCKTVFSESRIVNAEVPNRNLLWTNLLGTSTNMAFRRSLFTELGGFDGALGDGTPSRGGDELEMFHRLLAQGHTLVYEPAAIAWHTAEPSLAQLRRKIFRDNCGFGAHLVASTSKGRVHWLAVGHVMLYQWFLQSVLRRFLRPNRLSRSLIALEVLGLLVGAFSYSFDRLRSQRIENIDVEVLLDSASAPEAVS, encoded by the coding sequence ATGTCAACTAAGGTACTTGATTTAGACTTTAGCCAGCCGCTTTCTTCTGTTTGGAATCTGGAAGATTTTCATCAACTGCAAGTTTTGGTGCGTTACCACCAAAAACCGCTGGGTTGGATCTACTTACCTGTGCGTCATCAGATTGCTGTGACAGCTGAGCAATTGCAGCAAGCTGCGACCGAACAGTTGGGCTGGGAGTTGATGGCAGCGACAGTTGAGCAACAATTCCTAGAGCTTGAGCCACAAGCAACTATGGCTGAGCCAATTAGCATCATCGTTTGCACCCGCGATCGCGTCTCTGCTCTAAGCCAATGTCTACAATCCTTGCTGGCACTGGACTATCCCAGCTACGAAATCATTGTGGTCGATAGAACTCCTAGTAATGATGACACGGCACAACTCGTTGCTCAGTTGCCAGTGCGCTATGTCCGTGAAAGCCAAACTGGATTAGCATGGGCGCGCAATCGTGGCATTGCAGCTGCACGTCATGGCATCGTCGCTTTTATTGATGACGATGTAACAGTGGATAAGTTCTGGTTGCAAGCGATCGCGAGAACTTTTGCTGATAGCAAAGTTATGGCCGTTACCGGATTGGCTGCACCTGCTGAACTACAAACTCAAGCACAATACCTGTATGAGCTGCATTACGGTGGCATGAAGCAACGGTTGCAGCGTCGTACCGTTTGCAAAACGGTGTTTTCAGAATCACGGATTGTGAATGCAGAGGTGCCCAACCGGAATTTGTTATGGACAAATCTGCTAGGTACAAGCACTAATATGGCTTTCCGCCGCTCTCTCTTTACTGAGCTAGGCGGTTTTGATGGAGCTTTGGGAGATGGTACTCCTAGCCGTGGTGGCGATGAGTTGGAAATGTTCCACCGTCTTTTAGCCCAAGGGCATACTTTGGTATATGAACCTGCTGCGATCGCTTGGCATACGGCTGAACCGAGTCTAGCTCAATTGCGACGAAAGATTTTCAGGGATAACTGCGGTTTTGGTGCTCATTTAGTCGCTTCTACTAGTAAGGGTAGAGTTCACTGGTTGGCTGTAGGGCATGTCATGCTTTACCAATGGTTCTTACAATCAGTGCTGCGGCGCTTCCTGCGTCCCAATCGGCTCTCTCGTTCTCTGATTGCTTTAGAAGTTTTAGGTCTGTTAGTAGGAGCATTTTCCTACAGCTTTGATCGACTTCGCAGTCAACGCATCGAGAACATAGATGTTGAAGTACTGCTTGACTCAGCTAGCGCTCCAGAGGCAGTGTCGTGA
- a CDS encoding glycosyltransferase family 2 protein translates to MPTVSVIIPTHNRSAVLKRTLDALAQQNYPLSEMEVIVAADGCTDDTSEMLKAYQAPYTLKVIEQPSQGPAVARNQGAALALAPLLIFLDDDIEASPGFVAAHVQTHQKQANQVVLGYLPTILKAQTGFFRITLRGWWEAMFQRMRQPGYRFAYCDLLSGNFSVSADLFAAVGKFDPQFRCHEDYELGMRLLQAKAKFTFAEAAMGYHHELTDLDRSLRRKYQEGKADVQLGQKYPELKPTLLVSTMIARCSWVDRMALIVIFKMPALGDLLAKGLRRSLDLLEWMRLRSYWRTLLDRLLGYWYLRGIAEASSTQQALTTFLQGSRPVSSPNLLDIEIDLKAGLAQAECRLEQERPTGVRLHYGKQIIGRIPAIPGTERLHAAHLRPTLATTLAPALIPALVLDKAVNVTNSSPQVTYELPAQPSQSPELVYVN, encoded by the coding sequence ATGCCGACTGTTAGTGTAATTATTCCCACCCACAACCGCAGTGCTGTTCTGAAACGGACCCTTGATGCCCTAGCTCAGCAAAACTATCCTTTGTCTGAGATGGAAGTGATCGTTGCTGCGGATGGTTGTACCGACGACACCAGCGAGATGCTCAAGGCTTATCAAGCGCCTTATACGCTTAAGGTGATTGAGCAACCGAGCCAGGGACCTGCGGTTGCCCGCAATCAAGGGGCAGCCTTGGCATTAGCTCCGTTACTCATCTTTCTAGATGATGATATTGAGGCTTCTCCAGGGTTTGTCGCAGCTCATGTGCAAACTCACCAGAAACAAGCTAATCAAGTGGTATTGGGTTACCTACCCACTATCCTAAAAGCTCAAACAGGCTTCTTCCGAATTACCTTACGGGGTTGGTGGGAAGCTATGTTTCAGAGAATGCGTCAGCCTGGATATCGCTTCGCTTACTGCGATTTGCTCAGTGGCAACTTCTCAGTGAGTGCAGATTTGTTTGCCGCAGTCGGTAAGTTTGACCCTCAGTTCCGCTGCCATGAGGACTATGAGCTAGGCATGAGGTTGTTGCAAGCTAAGGCAAAATTTACCTTTGCTGAAGCAGCGATGGGCTATCACCACGAGTTAACTGATCTCGATCGCTCGTTACGTCGCAAATATCAAGAAGGCAAGGCAGATGTTCAGCTGGGCCAGAAATATCCAGAGCTAAAACCCACTTTATTAGTGTCAACCATGATTGCTCGGTGCTCCTGGGTTGACCGAATGGCCCTAATTGTAATATTCAAAATGCCAGCACTTGGCGATCTGCTGGCCAAAGGACTACGGCGATCGCTCGATCTTTTAGAGTGGATGCGCTTACGGAGCTACTGGCGCACTTTGCTCGATCGCCTCTTAGGCTACTGGTATTTGCGTGGCATCGCTGAAGCTTCTAGCACTCAACAGGCTCTAACTACCTTTTTACAAGGTTCTCGCCCTGTTTCCAGTCCCAACCTCTTAGATATCGAAATCGATCTCAAGGCAGGGTTAGCTCAGGCTGAGTGCAGATTAGAGCAAGAGCGCCCTACTGGAGTTCGTCTCCACTATGGCAAACAAATCATCGGTCGCATTCCAGCCATCCCTGGAACAGAAAGGTTACATGCCGCTCACCTACGTCCGACATTAGCTACGACTTTGGCTCCAGCGTTGATCCCAGCATTGGTCCTAGACAAGGCTGTTAATGTCACTAACTCCTCGCCTCAAGTTACTTACGAACTTCCAGCTCAACCTTCTCAGTCTCCGGAGCTTGTTTATGTCAACTAA
- a CDS encoding glycosyltransferase family 2 protein, whose product MATAVLDIDLKQLPAEITNLERYNQALVLIRFNGKPLGKALLPVAEGHISGLELRERLVNAVGSQLWEQWLREYLDWDEVQSKSFSLPLATVAICTRDRPDDLKRCLDSLMQLPDDGQEILVIDNCPATDATQQLVINYPTVRYVREDRPGLNNARNRALREARHEIVAFTDDDAAPDPNWLRSLLVNFDDPLVICTTGLTMPLELETEAQEWFETYSPFGKGFHRVVFESAKQNPLATGRVGAGANMAVRRSLLEQVGEFDPYLDAGTATCSGGDHEMFARMLLAGYRIVYEPTALSWHRHRRTWEELRRALYGYGVGVYAFWTRTLLVEKEWVMVQPAIAWFLHDQLPNLFRAIFRLPNSLPLDLALAELQGCLAGPKAYLTARKQSA is encoded by the coding sequence ATGGCGACCGCAGTCCTAGACATTGACTTAAAACAGTTACCCGCTGAGATTACAAATTTAGAACGATACAATCAAGCATTAGTTTTGATTCGCTTTAATGGCAAACCGCTAGGCAAAGCGCTCCTGCCTGTGGCAGAAGGACACATTAGTGGTCTGGAGTTGCGAGAACGGTTGGTCAATGCTGTTGGGTCTCAACTTTGGGAACAGTGGCTGCGGGAGTATCTAGACTGGGATGAAGTGCAAAGTAAAAGTTTTTCTTTGCCTCTAGCTACAGTGGCCATTTGTACCCGTGATCGCCCCGATGACTTAAAGCGATGTCTGGATTCTCTGATGCAGTTGCCAGACGACGGCCAAGAGATTTTAGTAATTGATAACTGCCCTGCCACAGATGCAACTCAACAGCTAGTCATCAATTACCCCACGGTTCGATATGTGCGCGAAGATCGCCCAGGACTGAACAACGCTCGCAACCGAGCTCTACGAGAAGCTCGCCACGAGATTGTTGCTTTTACCGATGATGATGCGGCTCCAGACCCAAATTGGTTGCGATCGCTTTTAGTTAATTTTGACGACCCCCTCGTTATCTGCACCACAGGTTTAACCATGCCTCTGGAGCTAGAAACAGAAGCTCAAGAGTGGTTTGAAACTTATAGTCCCTTTGGCAAAGGCTTCCACCGAGTTGTGTTTGAGAGTGCTAAACAGAACCCGTTGGCAACAGGCAGAGTGGGTGCTGGGGCTAACATGGCGGTACGCCGCAGCTTACTTGAACAAGTAGGAGAATTTGATCCCTATCTGGATGCAGGCACTGCTACGTGCTCTGGCGGTGACCATGAAATGTTTGCTCGCATGCTGCTGGCAGGTTACCGCATTGTCTACGAACCTACAGCACTGAGTTGGCATCGACATCGTCGCACTTGGGAAGAACTTCGCCGAGCTCTCTACGGTTATGGTGTGGGCGTTTACGCTTTCTGGACTCGCACCCTGCTAGTGGAAAAAGAATGGGTAATGGTGCAGCCTGCGATCGCATGGTTTCTCCACGACCAACTCCCTAATCTATTTCGCGCCATCTTCCGACTGCCAAATAGCTTGCCCTTAGATCTCGCCCTTGCCGAACTCCAAGGTTGTCTCGCTGGTCCCAAAGCTTATTTAACTGCTCGCAAACAATCTGCCTAA
- a CDS encoding glycosyltransferase family A protein translates to MSRCQETDTPLVSVIIPAYNAERFIAKTLESVINQTYKNIEVLVVDDGSSDRTAEIVNQISQNDSRIVLLQQSNLGVAAARNLAIQTAKGEFIAPIDADDIWYPTNLEKQVHCLSQAPASVGLVYSWSADIDEADWQTGEYRASLIEGSVFRTLLCHYFLGNASSTLIRRSCLERVGGYNCIFKQQNAQGCEDWDLYLRIAEHYQFRVISEFLVGYRKLPASMSRDFTSMAKSHALMLQAIRQKYFDIPALIYRLSSSSFYLYLARQSYQGKNYLASLFWLTAAFKVDFTTSLLRPGFYILLIMNFFGMITDSLATKCFRGARLTSSLRLNRKVVSTSPEFINSKADIRIKLLIERSLHRWMQGNQFKTSLDS, encoded by the coding sequence ATGAGTCGCTGCCAGGAGACTGATACTCCTTTAGTGTCTGTAATTATTCCGGCTTATAATGCTGAACGTTTTATCGCTAAAACCCTAGAGTCTGTAATCAACCAAACTTACAAAAATATTGAAGTGTTAGTGGTTGACGATGGCTCTAGCGATCGCACTGCTGAGATCGTTAATCAAATCAGCCAAAACGATAGCCGCATTGTATTACTACAGCAATCCAATTTAGGAGTGGCAGCAGCTCGTAATCTAGCGATTCAAACAGCTAAGGGAGAATTTATCGCTCCCATTGATGCTGATGATATTTGGTATCCCACTAATTTAGAAAAACAGGTGCACTGTCTCTCGCAGGCTCCTGCGTCAGTAGGTCTCGTTTATTCTTGGTCAGCGGATATTGATGAGGCGGACTGGCAAACTGGGGAATATCGAGCTTCTCTGATCGAAGGTTCTGTTTTTAGAACCCTACTTTGCCACTATTTTTTGGGAAATGCTAGCTCAACCTTGATTCGGCGCAGCTGTTTAGAAAGGGTGGGCGGTTACAACTGCATTTTCAAGCAACAAAATGCTCAGGGCTGTGAAGACTGGGATTTATATCTGCGAATTGCTGAACATTACCAATTTCGAGTTATTTCAGAATTTCTAGTTGGATATCGCAAGCTTCCAGCTAGCATGTCCCGTGATTTTACTTCAATGGCCAAATCTCATGCCTTGATGCTACAGGCAATCCGTCAAAAATATTTCGATATCCCTGCTTTAATCTACCGCTTGTCGAGCAGTAGCTTCTATCTGTACTTAGCTCGTCAAAGCTACCAAGGTAAAAATTATCTAGCTTCGCTGTTCTGGTTGACAGCAGCTTTCAAGGTAGACTTTACAACTTCTTTACTAAGACCAGGATTTTATATTTTACTGATAATGAATTTTTTCGGGATGATTACTGATTCACTTGCTACTAAATGCTTTCGAGGGGCTAGATTAACAAGTTCACTTAGGCTTAACAGAAAAGTAGTCAGTACTTCACCAGAGTTTATTAATTCCAAGGCTGATATCAGGATAAAACTACTAATAGAGAGATCACTCCATCGGTGGATGCAAGGAAATCAATTCAAGACGTCTTTAGATAGCTGA
- a CDS encoding glycosyltransferase family A protein → MRQPAPLKGISHPFLSIVVPVYNGGEAFQACLSAITRSHFQNWELIVVDDGSSDRSAQIASEFGATVLSTHQPQSGPGFARNVGAQVAKGQYLCFIDADCEVSSQTLNRLAEVLRKNLTLDAVFGSYDDAPKATNFVAQYKNLLHHYTHQTGCEDASTFWAGCGAVKRSTFLALGGFDTQRYPRPSIEDIDLGYRIKQASGKILLAKQVQVKHHKAWKLNSLIKTDLFDRGIPWTQLLLDSRSGMANDLNLQVSSRLSVVAVYLLLLLGLSSFYSPQAVWGLLLVAIALLILNQDVYRFFRQKRDLSFTLKAILMHWLYYIYSGLAFLIGNYLHWQEQLGKDRAVTKTLFDH, encoded by the coding sequence ATGCGACAACCAGCACCACTCAAAGGCATTTCTCACCCGTTTCTTTCCATCGTGGTTCCGGTCTACAACGGTGGTGAAGCTTTCCAGGCTTGCTTAAGCGCCATTACACGATCGCACTTCCAAAATTGGGAACTGATTGTAGTTGATGATGGCTCTAGCGATCGCTCTGCTCAGATAGCCTCCGAGTTTGGAGCCACTGTGCTCAGCACTCATCAACCACAGAGCGGCCCCGGATTTGCTCGCAACGTCGGGGCTCAGGTGGCTAAAGGTCAATATCTTTGCTTTATTGATGCTGACTGTGAAGTCAGCAGCCAAACGTTAAACCGTCTAGCAGAAGTTCTCCGCAAGAATCTCACGCTAGACGCTGTGTTCGGCTCTTATGATGATGCCCCCAAAGCCACCAACTTTGTAGCTCAGTACAAAAACTTACTGCATCACTATACCCATCAAACCGGATGTGAAGATGCTTCCACTTTTTGGGCAGGCTGTGGCGCAGTGAAGCGTTCTACCTTTTTGGCCTTAGGAGGATTTGATACTCAACGCTATCCTCGTCCCAGCATCGAAGATATTGATTTGGGTTATCGTATCAAGCAGGCAAGCGGCAAGATTCTTTTAGCCAAACAAGTACAAGTGAAACATCACAAGGCCTGGAAGCTTAACAGCCTGATTAAAACAGACTTGTTCGATCGCGGTATCCCTTGGACTCAATTATTGCTCGATAGTCGTTCTGGGATGGCTAACGATCTCAATCTTCAAGTTTCTAGCCGTCTTAGTGTTGTGGCAGTTTATTTGCTTCTGTTGCTAGGGCTGAGCAGTTTTTATAGTCCTCAGGCTGTGTGGGGACTTTTGCTGGTGGCGATCGCCCTTCTCATTCTGAATCAAGACGTATATCGCTTTTTCAGACAAAAGCGGGACTTGAGTTTCACACTAAAAGCAATTTTGATGCACTGGCTCTATTACATCTATAGCGGCCTTGCTTTTCTAATAGGAAATTATCTGCATTGGCAAGAGCAACTCGGTAAGGACCGAGCTGTGACTAAAACACTTTTTGATCATTAA